A single region of the Geobacillus subterraneus genome encodes:
- a CDS encoding YppE family protein yields MEEELKALTEQLHEYNERLPAIARRARARNQEPDFFAEVKPFAEEVQAVAERWKAAAFRWIRQAQPKYVHERQIEAAVDQMAKWSVEAFYPSVPEHRIKQYSQAVAYTLALVKKRLGETS; encoded by the coding sequence ATGGAAGAAGAGCTGAAAGCGCTGACGGAACAGCTTCATGAGTACAATGAACGGCTGCCGGCGATCGCCCGGCGCGCCCGCGCGCGGAATCAAGAGCCCGACTTTTTTGCCGAAGTCAAACCGTTCGCGGAGGAAGTGCAGGCGGTCGCCGAACGGTGGAAAGCGGCCGCTTTCCGCTGGATTCGCCAAGCGCAGCCGAAATACGTTCACGAGCGGCAAATTGAAGCGGCGGTCGATCAGATGGCAAAATGGAGCGTGGAGGCATTTTATCCGTCCGTCCCAGAGCACCGCATCAAACAGTACAGCCAGGCCGTTGCGTACACGCTCGCCCTTGTCAAGAAGCGGCTTGGCGAAACAAGCTAG
- a CDS encoding YppF family protein has product MSIAELKHKFMAVKHCEPAEANELLDFARRLYLRGEISLAEYRDLVRELEKAGACQPDEAGEYAGL; this is encoded by the coding sequence ATGAGCATTGCTGAATTGAAACATAAGTTCATGGCGGTCAAACATTGCGAACCGGCTGAGGCGAACGAACTGCTCGATTTTGCCCGCCGCCTTTATTTGCGCGGGGAGATTTCGCTCGCCGAGTACCGCGACTTAGTGCGCGAATTGGAAAAGGCCGGCGCCTGTCAGCCGGATGAAGCAGGAGAATACGCCGGACTTTAG
- a CDS encoding YppG family protein yields the protein MYRYPRPVSPPPVHGPYSLGGHWPYYDHWPSYIPSATAHWSYASPFHAAMPSHPTPYPKPGPLLPPPRPSFLAQFKNNDGTYDINKMMSTMGQMINTVNQVNGMLKGLLSTFKK from the coding sequence ATGTACCGCTATCCGCGCCCGGTTTCGCCGCCGCCCGTTCATGGGCCATACAGTCTAGGCGGTCATTGGCCTTATTACGACCATTGGCCTTCATACATTCCGTCCGCGACCGCTCACTGGTCCTACGCTTCGCCATTCCATGCCGCTATGCCTTCGCACCCGACGCCGTACCCGAAGCCGGGGCCGCTGCTGCCGCCGCCGCGCCCGTCTTTTCTTGCCCAGTTTAAAAACAACGACGGGACGTATGATATTAACAAAATGATGAGTACGATGGGGCAGATGATCAATACGGTCAACCAAGTGAACGGCATGTTAAAAGGGCTGCTCAGCACGTTTAAAAAATGA
- a CDS encoding sigma-G-dependent sporulation-specific acid-soluble spore protein CsgA, translating to MEQTLAYLREILSNYLDSHDDTPKRIYKKLISKPYRGEGEFVRDLTQEESAFLDRILPHEIRYAMDERDYERVYQLNEVYELLI from the coding sequence ATGGAACAAACGCTCGCCTATTTGCGGGAAATTTTGTCTAACTACTTGGATAGCCACGATGACACACCAAAACGCATCTACAAAAAGCTAATCAGCAAACCGTACCGGGGCGAGGGGGAGTTTGTCCGCGACTTGACGCAAGAGGAGAGCGCCTTTTTGGATCGCATTTTGCCCCATGAAATCCGCTACGCGATGGATGAGCGCGATTATGAGCGCGTCTATCAGCTGAATGAAGTGTACGAGCTGCTTATTTAA
- a CDS encoding Hsp20/alpha crystallin family protein, with the protein MNEPFQPPAGGGGDHPFHHLRKMVNQWFDERPLQKLLETLDDYFAQTFAEAYIPIEVKETKRDYQIIVRLPEIKREQMSLQWHEDGLQLVIDHQETIESADDNGHVYERRQARRRVTRMIPFPYPVAEHEVKASFQNGTLIIRLPQKRKYIDIE; encoded by the coding sequence ATGAATGAACCGTTTCAACCGCCGGCCGGCGGGGGAGGGGATCACCCGTTCCACCATTTGCGGAAAATGGTGAACCAATGGTTTGATGAACGGCCGCTGCAAAAATTGCTTGAAACGCTTGATGACTACTTCGCGCAAACATTTGCCGAAGCGTACATCCCGATCGAGGTGAAAGAAACGAAACGCGATTACCAAATCATCGTCCGGCTGCCCGAAATCAAGCGGGAGCAAATGAGCCTCCAATGGCACGAAGATGGACTGCAGCTCGTCATCGATCATCAGGAAACGATTGAATCGGCCGACGACAACGGCCATGTATACGAGCGGCGGCAGGCGCGGCGGCGTGTCACAAGGATGATTCCGTTTCCGTATCCGGTTGCCGAACATGAGGTGAAAGCGTCGTTCCAAAACGGCACGCTCATCATCCGGCTGCCGCAAAAGCGAAAATACATTGACATTGAGTGA
- a CDS encoding response regulator transcription factor: protein MNGRILLMEDEAGLARFLELDLTHEGFDVHVCGDGREGLELALSEPWDLILLDVMLPSLNGMEVCRRVRAAKSTPIIMITARDSVFDRVMGLDNGADDYIIKPFAIEELLARIRALFRRVHPEPGGQVLAFKDLTVDVQARTVKKGDAFIELTKREYDLLVAFMQNINVVLTRDVLLEKVWGFDTEVETNVVDVYVRYLRQKLDEHDKERYIQTVRGAGYVMRP, encoded by the coding sequence ATGAACGGACGGATCTTGCTGATGGAAGATGAAGCGGGATTGGCCCGATTTTTGGAGCTTGACTTGACACATGAAGGATTCGATGTACATGTGTGCGGCGATGGGCGCGAAGGGCTTGAACTCGCTCTTTCGGAACCGTGGGATCTCATTTTGCTTGATGTCATGCTGCCGAGTTTAAACGGCATGGAAGTTTGCCGCCGCGTTCGGGCGGCGAAATCGACGCCGATCATTATGATCACGGCGCGCGACAGCGTATTTGACCGCGTCATGGGGTTGGATAACGGAGCGGATGACTATATCATCAAGCCGTTTGCCATTGAAGAGCTGCTCGCCCGCATTCGCGCTTTGTTTCGCCGCGTTCACCCTGAACCGGGCGGACAAGTGTTGGCGTTTAAAGACTTAACCGTTGATGTGCAGGCGCGCACGGTCAAAAAAGGGGATGCGTTTATTGAGTTGACGAAACGGGAATACGATTTGCTCGTCGCCTTTATGCAAAATATCAATGTCGTGTTGACGCGCGACGTGCTGCTTGAGAAAGTATGGGGGTTTGACACCGAAGTGGAGACGAACGTTGTCGACGTCTATGTCCGCTATTTGCGGCAAAAGCTTGACGAACATGATAAAGAGCGGTACATCCAAACGGTGCGCGGGGCAGGATATGTGATGCGGCCATGA
- a CDS encoding HAMP domain-containing sensor histidine kinase — MKRLRLHRLSLKGKLTVLSAGAIFITYFVFTFLQYHIVRQWLLNEEEKAMEQTVAEIETYYAEKRNVSWEDIRRSRSFLEKLNERYQLIRVTDRDGNIIVSVSNSAAVSLWPGGVPDKLKMDEHFINNEQFLLLRQPLHVGNLSGTIEIARRLTKFQQVTNTMFVIMTVIGLAAMAASALAGRLVAQSFIQPLKTLAKTMADIKNNGLKQRIDVPSARDEIAELMQMFNSMMDEIERSFALQRQFVGDASHELRTPLAILQGHLSLLQRWGKHNPEILEESLEAAVKEAERLKRLVLELLDLSRAEAMEVPKEIAPIDAAAVIGQIVKNFRVLHPDFQFIVDQPEKPLARVAIAKHHFEQLLFILLDNAVKYSQRVKKIALSLREEGSFVTVAIRDYGIGIPQEELKNVFLRFYRVDKARSREQGGAGLGLSIAKEMIDKYGGQITMESEVGRGTTVKLAIPKAE; from the coding sequence ATGAAGCGGCTTCGCCTCCATCGTCTGTCGTTGAAAGGGAAGCTGACCGTTTTATCCGCTGGGGCGATTTTTATCACGTATTTTGTTTTTACGTTTTTGCAATACCATATTGTGCGGCAATGGCTGCTCAATGAAGAAGAAAAAGCGATGGAACAAACGGTGGCGGAAATTGAAACTTATTACGCCGAAAAACGTAATGTATCATGGGAAGATATTCGCCGCAGCCGTTCGTTTCTCGAAAAACTGAACGAGCGCTATCAGCTCATTCGCGTCACCGACCGCGACGGCAACATCATCGTCTCGGTTTCCAACAGCGCAGCGGTGTCGCTGTGGCCGGGCGGCGTGCCTGACAAGCTGAAAATGGATGAACACTTCATCAACAATGAGCAGTTTTTGCTGCTTCGCCAACCGCTTCATGTCGGAAACTTGTCCGGGACGATTGAAATTGCCCGTCGGCTGACGAAATTCCAACAAGTGACGAACACGATGTTTGTCATCATGACGGTGATCGGCTTGGCAGCCATGGCAGCGAGCGCGCTCGCCGGACGGCTTGTGGCGCAAAGCTTCATTCAGCCGTTGAAAACGTTGGCAAAAACGATGGCCGACATCAAAAACAACGGGCTGAAGCAGCGCATCGATGTGCCTTCAGCGCGCGACGAGATCGCCGAGCTCATGCAGATGTTCAACAGCATGATGGACGAAATTGAACGTTCATTTGCCTTGCAGCGGCAGTTTGTTGGGGATGCGTCTCATGAATTGCGGACGCCGCTCGCCATTTTGCAGGGCCATCTTTCTTTGTTGCAGCGATGGGGCAAGCACAATCCAGAGATTTTGGAAGAATCGCTTGAGGCGGCGGTGAAAGAGGCGGAACGGTTGAAGCGCCTCGTTCTTGAGCTGCTTGACCTATCGCGCGCCGAGGCGATGGAAGTGCCAAAAGAGATCGCGCCCATTGATGCCGCCGCGGTCATCGGGCAAATCGTGAAAAATTTCCGCGTCTTGCATCCGGATTTTCAATTTATTGTTGACCAACCGGAGAAACCGCTGGCGCGTGTGGCGATCGCAAAACATCATTTTGAACAATTGCTGTTCATTTTGCTTGACAATGCGGTAAAATATTCTCAACGGGTCAAAAAAATCGCTCTTTCGCTGCGCGAGGAAGGATCGTTTGTCACGGTGGCCATCCGCGATTATGGCATCGGTATCCCGCAGGAAGAACTGAAAAACGTCTTTTTGCGTTTTTATCGCGTCGACAAGGCGCGCAGCCGCGAACAGGGCGGCGCCGGGCTCGGTCTTTCGATCGCCAAGGAAATGATCGATAAATACGGCGGGCAAATTACGATGGAAAGCGAAGTCGGCCGAGGAACAACGGTTAAGCTCGCCATTCCGAAAGCGGAATAG
- a CDS encoding glycerol-3-phosphate responsive antiterminator: MEIRQPIVPAMKTMKQFDAFLASGYEIGVLLEVHIAQLKSIFDYARRHGKRLIIHADLVQGLSHDEHAAEYLCQEFRPHGLISTKASVIMKARQKHVLAVQRIFLLDSHALEKSYQLIAKTNPDYIEVIPGAMPHIIREVKERTGKPIYAGGLIRTPDDVKQALEAGAAAVTTSNEALWRHYDRHRDG; the protein is encoded by the coding sequence ATGGAAATAAGACAACCAATTGTTCCGGCTATGAAAACGATGAAGCAGTTTGATGCCTTTTTGGCGAGCGGCTACGAAATCGGGGTGCTGCTCGAAGTACATATCGCCCAGCTAAAAAGCATCTTCGATTATGCGCGCCGGCACGGCAAGCGGCTCATCATCCACGCCGATTTAGTGCAAGGGCTGAGCCATGATGAACATGCGGCGGAATACCTTTGCCAAGAGTTTCGCCCGCATGGCCTCATTTCGACGAAGGCGAGCGTCATTATGAAGGCCCGGCAAAAGCACGTCCTCGCCGTGCAACGCATCTTTTTGCTTGATTCGCACGCTTTAGAGAAAAGCTACCAGCTGATTGCCAAAACAAATCCCGACTATATTGAAGTCATCCCGGGCGCAATGCCCCACATCATCCGCGAGGTGAAGGAGCGGACCGGGAAGCCGATTTACGCCGGCGGGCTCATTCGCACCCCGGACGATGTCAAGCAGGCGCTAGAAGCCGGCGCCGCGGCGGTGACGACGTCAAACGAAGCGCTCTGGCGCCACTACGACCGGCACCGCGACGGGTAA
- a CDS encoding glycerol-3-phosphate dehydrogenase/oxidase yields the protein MMFSSRRRSELLNAMGEKTYDVLVIGGGITGGGIALDAVSRGMQTALVEMQDFAAGTSSRSTKLVHGGLRYLKQFEVKMVAEVGRERAVVYENGPHVTTPEWMLLPIYRGGTFGKWSTSVGLWLYDRLAGVKRSERRTMLNASQTLEKEPLLKRDGLLGGGYYVEYRTDDARLTIEVIKKAVELGADAVNYTKAEQFLYDDRGRITGVRCRDMLSGRTYDIRAKTVVNAAGPWVDTLRDKDGSKTNKRLQLTKGVHLVIDQKRFPLKQAIYFDTPDGRMVFAIPRDGKTYVGTTDTFYDGDPAHPTMTEEDRDYLLKAIEYMFPSVGITAADVESSWAGVRPLIYEEGKDPSEISRKDEIWTSPSGLITIAGGKLTGYRKMAETVVDLIAEQLAKEEGKTFRSCQTKQLPISGGDVGGSHRLPAFIAKKAEEAVRYGLTKEEGARLAKQYGTNVDRLFVLNRQYDRSAGLTRETFIRLVYAIEEEMAVKPTDYFIRRTGALLFDIDSVRREKEAVIAFMARYLRWTGEQTATYAKELEQALRQAVLAEEGDDRRIVNK from the coding sequence ATGATGTTTTCAAGCAGACGGCGGAGTGAGTTGTTGAACGCCATGGGTGAAAAAACGTACGATGTGCTTGTCATCGGCGGGGGAATCACTGGCGGCGGCATCGCTCTTGATGCCGTTTCGCGCGGCATGCAAACAGCGCTTGTCGAAATGCAAGATTTCGCCGCCGGGACGTCGAGCCGCTCGACGAAGCTCGTTCACGGAGGCTTGCGCTATTTAAAACAATTCGAAGTGAAAATGGTCGCCGAAGTCGGGCGCGAACGGGCGGTCGTTTACGAAAACGGCCCGCACGTTACGACGCCGGAATGGATGTTGCTGCCGATTTACCGCGGCGGGACGTTCGGCAAATGGAGCACATCGGTCGGCCTTTGGTTGTACGACCGGCTGGCCGGCGTGAAGCGGAGCGAGCGGCGGACGATGCTTAACGCTAGTCAGACGTTGGAAAAAGAACCGCTCTTAAAGCGCGATGGGCTCCTTGGCGGCGGCTATTACGTCGAATACCGGACCGATGACGCCCGCCTGACGATTGAAGTGATCAAAAAAGCAGTCGAGCTTGGCGCCGACGCTGTCAACTATACGAAAGCAGAACAGTTTTTATACGATGACCGCGGCCGCATCACTGGCGTCCGTTGCCGCGACATGCTGAGCGGGCGGACGTATGACATCCGCGCCAAAACCGTCGTCAACGCCGCCGGGCCCTGGGTCGATACATTGCGCGACAAAGACGGCTCGAAAACAAATAAGCGGCTCCAGCTCACAAAAGGCGTCCACCTTGTCATCGACCAAAAACGGTTTCCGCTCAAACAGGCGATTTATTTTGACACACCGGACGGCCGCATGGTGTTTGCCATTCCGCGCGATGGAAAAACGTATGTCGGCACGACCGATACGTTTTACGACGGTGACCCCGCCCATCCGACGATGACGGAAGAAGACCGCGATTATTTATTGAAAGCCATCGAGTATATGTTCCCATCGGTCGGCATCACCGCCGCCGATGTCGAATCAAGCTGGGCCGGCGTCCGCCCGCTCATTTATGAAGAGGGGAAAGATCCGTCGGAAATTTCCCGGAAAGACGAAATTTGGACATCGCCGTCCGGGCTCATTACGATCGCCGGCGGCAAGCTGACCGGCTACCGGAAAATGGCGGAAACGGTCGTCGATCTTATCGCCGAGCAACTAGCCAAAGAAGAGGGAAAAACGTTCCGGTCGTGCCAGACGAAACAGCTGCCGATCTCCGGCGGCGATGTCGGCGGCTCGCACCGATTGCCAGCGTTCATTGCCAAAAAAGCGGAGGAAGCAGTGCGTTACGGGCTGACAAAAGAAGAAGGGGCGCGGCTCGCGAAACAATACGGCACGAACGTGGACCGACTGTTTGTTTTAAACAGGCAATACGACCGCTCGGCCGGCTTAACGCGGGAGACGTTTATCCGCCTCGTTTACGCGATCGAGGAAGAAATGGCCGTCAAACCGACCGACTACTTCATCCGCCGCACCGGTGCGCTGTTGTTTGACATCGATTCGGTTCGCCGGGAAAAAGAAGCGGTCATCGCGTTCATGGCCCGCTATTTGCGCTGGACAGGGGAACAGACGGCAACGTATGCGAAAGAACTGGAACAAGCGCTGCGCCAAGCGGTGTTGGCAGAAGAAGGTGATGATCGGAGGATTGTGAATAAATAG
- a CDS encoding EcsC family protein, whose translation MEARQTLKQELDAITAWEHSQKDLWFWEKLGRLPFQVLDKLTPKIVHRKLGQLLDELGGYIQNGGKYLVKKERVLERLGVTSLEEVPYLPLATMDRACDELIDARVTFAQLQGAATGIGGALTLAVDIPALLGLALKTLQEIAIIYGYDPNEKQERIFVVKCLQFVAADIVGKKAILDEISSFSSQRGHVFSELQGWREVIMTFRDQYGWKKLFQAVPIIGVIFGSLFNKSFMEEIAEAGKMLYRKRRIIEKLKQFEPDV comes from the coding sequence ATGGAAGCTCGACAAACGCTGAAACAAGAACTTGATGCCATCACCGCTTGGGAACACTCCCAAAAAGACCTCTGGTTTTGGGAAAAGCTCGGGCGCTTGCCGTTTCAAGTGCTCGACAAGCTGACGCCGAAAATTGTTCATCGAAAGCTCGGGCAGCTGCTTGACGAGTTGGGAGGCTATATTCAAAACGGCGGGAAATACTTAGTGAAGAAAGAGCGCGTATTGGAACGTCTTGGTGTCACGTCGCTCGAGGAAGTGCCGTATTTGCCGCTTGCGACGATGGATCGCGCCTGCGACGAGTTGATCGATGCGCGCGTTACGTTCGCCCAGCTGCAAGGAGCGGCGACCGGGATTGGCGGGGCGCTGACGCTGGCGGTGGACATCCCTGCTTTGCTCGGGCTGGCGTTGAAAACGCTGCAGGAGATCGCCATCATCTATGGATACGACCCGAACGAAAAACAAGAACGCATTTTTGTTGTCAAATGCTTACAGTTTGTCGCGGCGGACATCGTCGGGAAAAAGGCGATTTTGGACGAGATTTCTTCCTTTTCCAGCCAGCGCGGGCATGTCTTTTCCGAGCTGCAAGGCTGGCGCGAAGTAATCATGACGTTCCGCGACCAATACGGGTGGAAAAAGCTATTTCAGGCCGTGCCGATCATCGGCGTGATTTTCGGTTCGCTGTTTAACAAATCGTTTATGGAAGAGATCGCCGAAGCCGGGAAAATGTTATACCGGAAACGGCGCATCATCGAAAAGCTGAAACAGTTCGAACCCGATGTCTAG
- a CDS encoding galactokinase gives MISTLKQQFIERFGGLGEDIRLFFAPGRVNLIGEHTDYNGGHVLPCALEIGTYALVRQTKEPLVRLYSTNFPETGVITVSYDDLSYRHEHSWANYPKGIIAAFQALGPLEAGLDILYEGTIPNGAGLSSSASIELVTAVALNILFARQLGQLELVKMSQNVENNYVGVHCGIMDQFAVGMGKQNSAILLNCQTLEYRYLPLVLDDCAIVIANTNKKRGLADSAYNERRATCEAALAKLQSVRNIASLGELTSAELDRYAHLLSPLEQKRARHAVTENERTLAAAAALERGDLGRFGELMKQSHVSLRDDYEVTGIELDTLVEAAWAHEGTIGARMTGAGFGGCTVNVVKKTSVQDFIEQVGTTYAEKIGYEASFYVVDVGDGARELTEMEEMCR, from the coding sequence ATGATCTCCACGTTAAAACAGCAATTTATCGAACGTTTCGGCGGGCTAGGCGAAGATATCCGCCTGTTTTTCGCCCCCGGCCGCGTCAATTTGATCGGCGAGCATACGGATTACAACGGCGGGCATGTGCTGCCGTGCGCGCTCGAGATCGGCACGTATGCGCTTGTCCGGCAAACGAAAGAGCCGCTTGTGCGGCTGTACTCAACAAACTTTCCGGAAACCGGCGTCATTACTGTCTCGTATGATGACTTGTCATATCGGCACGAGCATAGCTGGGCGAACTACCCGAAAGGGATCATCGCCGCGTTTCAAGCGCTCGGCCCGCTGGAGGCCGGATTGGACATTTTGTATGAAGGCACGATCCCCAACGGTGCGGGGTTGTCGTCGTCGGCGTCGATCGAGCTTGTGACGGCCGTCGCCTTAAACATCTTGTTTGCGCGGCAGCTTGGCCAATTGGAGCTTGTGAAAATGAGCCAGAACGTAGAAAATAACTATGTTGGCGTCCATTGCGGCATTATGGATCAGTTTGCCGTCGGCATGGGGAAACAAAACTCGGCGATCTTATTAAACTGCCAAACGCTTGAGTACCGCTATTTGCCATTGGTGCTTGACGACTGTGCCATCGTCATCGCGAACACGAACAAAAAACGCGGCCTGGCGGACTCGGCGTACAACGAGCGGCGGGCGACGTGCGAAGCAGCGCTTGCCAAGTTGCAAAGCGTGCGCAACATCGCCTCGCTCGGTGAGCTGACGAGCGCAGAGCTCGATCGATATGCTCATCTTCTTTCCCCGCTCGAACAAAAACGGGCCCGCCATGCGGTGACGGAAAACGAGCGGACGCTTGCGGCGGCTGCGGCGCTTGAGCGGGGAGACCTCGGTCGCTTTGGCGAGCTGATGAAGCAGTCGCACGTGTCGCTGCGCGATGACTATGAAGTGACGGGCATCGAACTCGATACGCTTGTCGAAGCGGCATGGGCGCACGAAGGAACGATCGGGGCGCGCATGACCGGAGCCGGGTTTGGCGGCTGTACGGTGAACGTGGTGAAAAAAACATCCGTTCAAGATTTCATTGAACAAGTCGGAACGACGTACGCTGAAAAAATCGGCTATGAAGCGAGCTTTTATGTCGTTGACGTTGGTGACGGGGCGCGCGAACTGACAGAAATGGAGGAGATGTGCCGATGA
- the galE gene encoding UDP-glucose 4-epimerase GalE produces the protein MILICGGAGYIGSHAVYRLLEKGEEVVVVDNLQTGHKEAVHPDARFCQGDIRDRGFLREVFRQHDIEAVIHFAANSLVGESMEEPLKYYDNNVYGTQVLLEVMKEFDVKQIVFSSTAAVYGEPKQIPIVETDPTEPTNAYGETKLAMEKMMKWADRAYGIRSISLRYFNVAGAYGTVIGEDHHPETHLIPLILKVPLGQREDISIFGDDYDTPDGTCIRDYIHVLDLVDAHVLALHKLRNGAASDVYNLGNGNGFSVKEVIEAARQVTGHPIPARVMARRPGDPARLVASSEKAKRELGWEPNCPSITDIVASAWEWHKARPNGYRGV, from the coding sequence ATGATTTTGATTTGCGGCGGGGCAGGCTATATCGGCAGCCATGCCGTGTACCGTTTGCTTGAAAAAGGGGAAGAGGTCGTTGTTGTCGATAACTTGCAGACGGGGCACAAAGAAGCGGTGCATCCGGATGCACGGTTTTGCCAAGGGGATATTCGCGACCGCGGCTTTTTGCGCGAGGTGTTTCGCCAGCACGACATTGAGGCGGTCATCCATTTTGCGGCCAATTCATTAGTTGGCGAAAGCATGGAAGAACCGCTGAAATATTACGACAACAATGTGTACGGCACACAAGTGCTGCTTGAAGTGATGAAGGAGTTTGATGTCAAACAAATTGTTTTTTCTTCCACTGCCGCGGTGTATGGGGAGCCGAAACAAATCCCGATCGTCGAAACCGATCCGACAGAACCGACGAATGCGTACGGGGAAACGAAACTGGCGATGGAAAAAATGATGAAATGGGCGGATCGTGCCTACGGCATTCGTTCGATTTCGCTTCGGTATTTTAACGTTGCCGGGGCGTATGGCACAGTGATCGGTGAGGATCACCATCCGGAGACGCATCTGATTCCGTTGATCTTGAAAGTGCCGCTCGGCCAGCGCGAGGACATTTCCATTTTTGGTGATGATTATGATACGCCAGACGGCACGTGCATCCGCGATTACATTCATGTGCTCGATCTTGTCGATGCCCACGTTTTGGCGCTTCATAAACTGCGGAACGGAGCGGCCAGCGACGTGTACAATTTAGGCAACGGCAACGGGTTTAGCGTCAAAGAAGTGATTGAAGCGGCACGGCAAGTGACTGGGCATCCGATCCCGGCCCGCGTCATGGCACGGCGTCCGGGTGACCCTGCGAGACTTGTCGCGTCATCGGAAAAAGCAAAGCGCGAGCTTGGCTGGGAGCCCAACTGTCCGTCCATTACGGACATTGTCGCGTCGGCATGGGAATGGCATAAAGCGCGGCCAAACGGCTATCGGGGTGTGTGA